One Aphelocoma coerulescens isolate FSJ_1873_10779 chromosome 4A, UR_Acoe_1.0, whole genome shotgun sequence DNA window includes the following coding sequences:
- the SHROOM4 gene encoding protein Shroom4 isoform X2 has protein sequence MGTVPTPAGHCSSQGCQHCTYQLGQRGWPRVSHAGSTMALLLLSTAVQSARFILAMGVREGRHVPGLSTSPTVVSYGHIGRDGILWVSKSPRVPRQAQCGVGSSGRGLASTPDKGPLCCLCLWGNLLGWDIFLSPPSPMPLLRNSCDQRRGRAWPCRSLCGAWGSGTFSKAYFFPDTQQLWNIPWDILGAVPPLTPLSVTQVEDGGKAALSRRLQPGDELVNISGTPLYGSRQEALILIKGSYRTLKMIVRSSSSTQGQGRRKGTAQGAGVPRDCAGAQHHPWRSVPVLRPHSWHVAKLAESRPDIPNMHCPADAFSLSWPSGCDVSTDRSSSIGSMESLDHPGQAYYEGDPSPVDQGMYHSKRDSAYSSFSASSIASDCALSLRPEEAVSIDSSLQGPCKAPDGRYLTTGAEPSVSRHPEAWRAPVPPQPPVRRDSLRPAPASRGERRQASVSADMLHAKGRWISDTFLCQRDGEVEVVGRRTLASYPTKDRLSADQYYMLSSHPDRCLAEPLLGESMESDNQPYLDDSMHRVPDAMTAGDNPLLSPLKGDMSHRHSAPEQLLASQLRSLQLGTGSGRASPAPSGQRWTLSPLHPEGSRGGTTGAAQDSPHCPEPCCRAPPCRCCPELQQACGQDGQGASPALSTEGPGEEESRGGGRRAGGPPHRSAQMRRRSDRFATSLRNEIQRRKAQLQKSRGPGAPPPGEEPVEETEEPPEGSVLAERPPALPECLSPAPSEDSRNAGRSGDRGIPTPDPVPATKGPPSPERVVPTARGRWRWSPEHKLQPQHSPSPSELEGYSQAPAVHSSPPRGSDEAVLLPFADRRRFFEESSRPAPPRHSKPPVGNPSTFQPHGPEHRDVRRLSVDQPYSPASPSRPGSAGPYAECCREQPHCYKPLGRPGEPDYLRGFSYPCGVPLCPEPCRYCGGDLCPPPLPRGHTCRCHPVPWVRCPDCCCPAPHPGREESDAWPPRRAFVPEFPQDEWEPPAITRKVSQSIRLGPFHTCLESTEPEWPPCYRATSTHDLLWDSDRLAHTTESPLDPLHRPLRGRAFSESHLNLEPASPWGRDRKDHFHAKLDPPSISKKKGPPPPRPPPPNWEKYRQRQASQHPPDGAGHGSAFSAAPIPIRSIAEAVRERSQSLTGELEAQSWGHTARPPAPPGAWPRPEPPRSLRRTPGPDTANAEIFRLPGAGEKRTKMKQSREMEEQPQRLIQNQEQGCASPHGVGECSLSLHCGPGPALPEALKPSSGAVEGVSCQGSRPHARCMDSEELLWDVAVRDHSLANVLAPLAPPGTATEVMGELLMAGERQAWRKCLQQDWHVEAVAQDRQGFEPISPPPRSAASSSSFPVHYGVAVGKAEPPNKVKVLPEVVEGSLEDEEEVDHELVEKKLQLIESLSRKLVVLQEAQRGLQEDISANGALGEDVAARLQALCTPGEFDKYRLFVGDLDKVINLLLSLSGRLARVETALGSLGPHAPAEDKLALREKQRLLVAQLEDAKELKEHVGRREEAVGAMVARYLPAEQLQDYQHFVKMKSALIAEQRELEEKIKLGQEQLRCLRESLGQASKGC, from the exons ATGGGCACTGTGCCTACCCCAGCTGGGCACTGCTCGTCCcagggctgccagcactgcACCTACCAGCTAGGGCAGAGGGGATGGCCCAGGGTTTCACATGCTGGCAGCACCATGGCCCTGCTTCTTCTAAGCACAGCAGTACAGAGTGCCAGGTTCATTTTGGCCATGGGTGTCAGGGAGGGTAGGCATGTGCCAGGGCTCAGCACTTCCCCTACTGTTGTCTCCTATGGGCACATAGGGCGGGATGGCATCCTTTGGGTATCAAAATCACCACGGGTGCCCAGACAGGCTCAATGTGGGGTTGGAAGCAGTGGCAGGGGGCTGGCATCCACGCCAGACAAAGGGCCCTTGTGCTGCCTGTGCCTGTGGGGGAATCTGCTGGGATgggacatttttctttctcccccctccccgaTGCCCTTGCTCAGAAATTCATGTGACCAGAGAAGGGGGAGAGCCTGGCCCTGCAGATCTCTCTGTGGTGCCTGGGGCTcaggcaccttctccaaagcctaTTTTTTCCCTGACACACAGCAGCTGTGGAACATCCCCTGGGATATTCTGGGGGCCGTGCCCCCCTTGACGCCCCTCTCTGTCACCCAGGTGGAGGATGGGGGCAAGGCTGCACTGTCCCGCCGGCTGCAGCCGGGTGATGAGCTGGTAAACATCAGTGGGACACCGCTGTACGGATCCCGCCAGGAAGCCCTGATCCTCATCAAGGGCTCCTACCGCACTCTGAAGATGATCGTTCGCAG ctccagcagcactcaGGGGCAGGGACGGCGCAAGGGCACTGCTCAAGGGGCAGGGGTCCCGCGGGACTGTGCTGGGGCTCAGCATCATCCATG GAGGAGCGTGCCCGTCCTCCGGCCCCATTCCTGGCATGTGGCCAAACTTGCTGAAAGTCGCCCTGACATCCCCAACATGCACTGCCCGGCTGATGccttcagcctctcctggcCCTCGGGGTGTGATGTCAG cactgACCGGAGCAGCTCCATCGGGAGCATGGAGAGCCTGGACCATCCCGGCCAGGCCTACTATGAAGGAGACCCCTCACCCGTTGACCAGGGCATGTACCACAGCAAGCGGGACTCGGCCTACAGCTCCTTCTCtgccagctccattgcctctgaCTGCGCCCTCTCTCTCCGTCCTGAAGAGGCCGTGTCCATCGACTCCAGCCTCCAAGGCCCCTGCAAAGCCCCTGACGGGCGCTACCTGACCACAGGGGCTGAGCCATCTGTCAGCCGGCACCCTGAAGCCTGGCGGGCAcctgtgcccccccagccccctgtcAGGAGGGacagcctgcggccagccccaGCTAGCAGAGGGGAGAGGCGCCAGGCGTCAGTGTCAGCGGACATGCTGCATGCCAAGGGCCGGTGGATCTCTGACACCTTCCTCTGCCAGCGGGATGGGGAAGTGGAAGTGGTGGGCAGGAGGACACTGGCGTCATACCCCACGAAGGACCGTCTCTCTGCTGACCAGTATTACATGCTGAGCTCCCACCCGGACCGATGCCTGGCCGAGCCACTCCTAGGGGAGAGCATGGAGTCTGACAATCAGCCATACCTGGATGACAGCATGCACCGAGTGCCCGATGCCATGACAGCAGGTGACAACCCGTTGCTGTCCCCTCTCAAGGGGGACATGTCGCACCGGCACAGTGCTCCCGAGCAACTGCTGGCCTCCCAGCTCCGCTCCCTCCAGCTGGGCACTGGCAGTGGGCGAGCCTCGCCAGCCCCCAGTGGGCAACGCTGGACCTTGTCCCCGCTGCATCCTGagggcagccgggggggaacCACAGGGGCTGCCCAGGACTCCCCACACTGCCCAGAGCCTTGCTGCCGCGCGCCGCCCTGCCGTTGCTGCCCTGAGCTGCAGCAAGCCTGCGGGCAGGATGGCCAGGGGGCCAGCCCAGCACTCAGCACTGAGGggccaggggaggaggagagccgGGGAGGAGGCCGGCGGGCTGGGGGTCCACCCCACCGCTCTGCTCAGATGCGCCGCCGCAGTGACCGCTTCGCCACCAGCCTGCGCAATGAGATCCAGCGGCGCAAGGCCCAGCTGCAGAAGAGCCGGGGTCCTGGTGCACCTCCACCTGGTGAGGAGCCagtggaggagactgaggagcCTCCTGAGGGCAGTGTACTGGCAGAGCgaccccctgccctgcctgagTGTCTCAGCCCTGCACCGAGTGAGGACAGCAGGAACGCTGGCCGCTCTGGGGACCGGGGTATCCCTACCCCTGACCCAGTGCCAGCCACTAAAGGGCCCCCGTCCCCTGAGCGGGTGGTGCCAACAGCCAGGGGCCGCTGGCGCTGGTCCCCAGAGCacaagctgcagccacagcactcGCCCAGCCCCAGTGAACTGGAGGGATACAGCCAGGCCCCGGCGGTCCACAGCTCCCCACCACGGGGCAGCGACGAGGCGGTCCTGCTGCCCTTTGCTGACCGCCGCCGGTTCTTTGAGGAGAGCAGCCGACCGGCACCACCCCGGCACAGCAAGCCACCAGTAGGGAATCCCAGCACCTTCCAGCCCCATGGCCCTGAGCACCGGGATGTCCGCCGCCTCTCTGTGGACCAGCCCTACAGCCCCGCCTCACCCAGCCgccctggctctgctggcccTTATGCTGAGTGCTGCCGGGAGCAGCCCCACTGTTACAAACCGCTGGGGAGACCGGGGGAGCCAGATTACCTGCGGGGCTTCTCCTACCCCTGTGGGGTTCCCCTGTGCCCTGAGCCCTGCCGCTACTGTGGAGGGGACCTGTGCCCACCACCACTGCCCCGTGGCCACACCTGCCGCTGTCACCCTGTGCCCTGGGTGCGCTGCCCTGACTGCTGCTGCCCGGCCCCCCATCCTGGGCGAGAGGAGAGCGATGCCTGGCCCCCCCGGAGAGCTTTCGTCCCG GAATTTCCTCAGGATGAGTGGGAACCACCTGCAATAACCAGGAAAGTCAGCCAGTCCATCAG GCTTGGCCCGTTTCACACCTGCCTTGAGAGCACCGAGCCAGAGTGGCCACCCTGCTACCGGGCCACATCCACGCACGACCTCTTGTGGGATAGTGACCGCCTGGCCCACACCACCGAGAGCCCCCTGGATCCGCTGCACCGCCCACTACGGGGCAGAGCCTTCTCTGAGAGCCACCTCAACCTGGAACCTGCCAGCCCCTGGGGCCGTGACCGGAAGGACCATTTCCATGCCAAGCTGGACCCTCCCAGCATCTCCAAAAAGAAGGGCCCCCCACCTCCCCGCCCACCTCCCCCCAACTGGGAGAAGTACAGGCAGCGCCAGGCATCCCAGCACCCACCAGATGGTGCTGGGCATGGCTCTGCCTTCTCTGCTGCCCCAATTCCAATCCGCAGCATTGCTGAGGCAGTGAGAGAGCGGTCACAGAGCCTCACCGGGGAGCTGGAGGCCCAGTCCTGGGGGCACACCGCTCGCCCTCCCGCTCCACCAGGTGCGTGGCCCCGACCTGAGCCCCCCAGATCACTCCGCAGGACTCCTGGGCCTGATACTGCCAACGCTGAGATTTTCAG GTTGCCAGGAGCTGGGGAGAAGAGGACAAAGATGAAGCAGTCCCGGGAGATGGAGGAGCAGCCCCAAAGGCTCATCCAGAaccaggagcagggctgtgccagtccCCATGGGGTGGGTGagtgctccctgtccctgcattgtggccctggccctgctctgcCGGAGGCACTCAAGCCCAGTTCTGGGGCAGTGGAGGGGGTGAGCTGCCAGGGCAGCCGGCCCCACGCCCGCTGCATGGACTCCGAGGAACTGCTGTGGGACGTGGCTGTCAGGGACCATTCCCTGGCCAATGTCCTGGCCCCTTTGGCTCCCCCTGGCACCGCCACTGAAGTGATGGGTGAGCTGCTGATGGCAGGGGAGCGACAGGCCTGGCGGAAGTGTCTCCAGCAGGACTGGCATGTGGAGGCTGTGGCACAGGACAG GCAAGGTTTTGAGCCCATCTCACCGCCTCCCAGGagtgctgccagctccagtTCCTTCCCAGTGCATTACGGTGTTGCAGTGGGCAAAGCCGAGCCACCCAACAAGGTGAAGGTGCTGCCGGAGGTAGTGGAGGGGAGCttggaggatgaggaggaggtggaCCACGAGCTGGTGGAAAAGAAG ctgcagctgattGAGAGCCTGAGCCGCAAGCTGGTGGTGCTGCAGGAGGCACAacgggggctgcaggaggacatTAGTGCCAATGGGGCACTGGGTGAGGATGTGGCTGCCCGCCTGCAAGCCCTCTGCACCCCAGGGGAGTTCGACAAGTACCGCCTCTTCGTGGGCGACCTGGACAAGGTGATCAACCTCTTGCTCTCCCTCTCGGGGCGCCTGGCCCGGGTGgaaactgccctgggcagcctggggcCGCACGCCCCTGCTGAGGACAAG CTGGCCCTGCGGGAGAAGCAGCGGCTGCTGGTGGCACAGCTGGAGGATGCCAAAGAGCTGAAGGAGCACGTGGGGCGGCGGGAGGAGGCAGTGGGTGCCATGGTGGCACGGTACCTGcctgctgagcagctccaggactACCAGCACTTCGTCAAGATGAAGTCAGCCCTTATTGCTGAGCAGcgggagctggaggagaagatcaagctgggccaggagcagctcaggtgcCTGCGTGAGAGCCTTGGCCAGGCCTCCAAGGGCTGCTAG
- the SHROOM4 gene encoding protein Shroom4 isoform X8: protein MYHSKRDSAYSSFSASSIASDCALSLRPEEAVSIDSSLQGPCKAPDGRYLTTGAEPSVSRHPEAWRAPVPPQPPVRRDSLRPAPASRGERRQASVSADMLHAKGRWISDTFLCQRDGEVEVVGRRTLASYPTKDRLSADQYYMLSSHPDRCLAEPLLGESMESDNQPYLDDSMHRVPDAMTAGDNPLLSPLKGDMSHRHSAPEQLLASQLRSLQLGTGSGRASPAPSGQRWTLSPLHPEGSRGGTTGAAQDSPHCPEPCCRAPPCRCCPELQQACGQDGQGASPALSTEGPGEEESRGGGRRAGGPPHRSAQMRRRSDRFATSLRNEIQRRKAQLQKSRGPGAPPPGEEPVEETEEPPEGSVLAERPPALPECLSPAPSEDSRNAGRSGDRGIPTPDPVPATKGPPSPERVVPTARGRWRWSPEHKLQPQHSPSPSELEGYSQAPAVHSSPPRGSDEAVLLPFADRRRFFEESSRPAPPRHSKPPVGNPSTFQPHGPEHRDVRRLSVDQPYSPASPSRPGSAGPYAECCREQPHCYKPLGRPGEPDYLRGFSYPCGVPLCPEPCRYCGGDLCPPPLPRGHTCRCHPVPWVRCPDCCCPAPHPGREESDAWPPRRAFVPEFPQDEWEPPAITRKVSQSISELSSYPLGFPRLGPFHTCLESTEPEWPPCYRATSTHDLLWDSDRLAHTTESPLDPLHRPLRGRAFSESHLNLEPASPWGRDRKDHFHAKLDPPSISKKKGPPPPRPPPPNWEKYRQRQASQHPPDGAGHGSAFSAAPIPIRSIAEAVRERSQSLTGELEAQSWGHTARPPAPPGAWPRPEPPRSLRRTPGPDTANAEIFRLPGAGEKRTKMKQSREMEEQPQRLIQNQEQGCASPHGVGECSLSLHCGPGPALPEALKPSSGAVEGVSCQGSRPHARCMDSEELLWDVAVRDHSLANVLAPLAPPGTATEVMGELLMAGERQAWRKCLQQDWHVEAVAQDRQGFEPISPPPRSAASSSSFPVHYGVAVGKAEPPNKVKVLPEVVEGSLEDEEEVDHELVEKKLQLIESLSRKLVVLQEAQRGLQEDISANGALGEDVAARLQALCTPGEFDKYRLFVGDLDKVINLLLSLSGRLARVETALGSLGPHAPAEDKLALREKQRLLVAQLEDAKELKEHVGRREEAVGAMVARYLPAEQLQDYQHFVKMKSALIAEQRELEEKIKLGQEQLRCLRESLGQASKGC, encoded by the exons ATGTACCACAGCAAGCGGGACTCGGCCTACAGCTCCTTCTCtgccagctccattgcctctgaCTGCGCCCTCTCTCTCCGTCCTGAAGAGGCCGTGTCCATCGACTCCAGCCTCCAAGGCCCCTGCAAAGCCCCTGACGGGCGCTACCTGACCACAGGGGCTGAGCCATCTGTCAGCCGGCACCCTGAAGCCTGGCGGGCAcctgtgcccccccagccccctgtcAGGAGGGacagcctgcggccagccccaGCTAGCAGAGGGGAGAGGCGCCAGGCGTCAGTGTCAGCGGACATGCTGCATGCCAAGGGCCGGTGGATCTCTGACACCTTCCTCTGCCAGCGGGATGGGGAAGTGGAAGTGGTGGGCAGGAGGACACTGGCGTCATACCCCACGAAGGACCGTCTCTCTGCTGACCAGTATTACATGCTGAGCTCCCACCCGGACCGATGCCTGGCCGAGCCACTCCTAGGGGAGAGCATGGAGTCTGACAATCAGCCATACCTGGATGACAGCATGCACCGAGTGCCCGATGCCATGACAGCAGGTGACAACCCGTTGCTGTCCCCTCTCAAGGGGGACATGTCGCACCGGCACAGTGCTCCCGAGCAACTGCTGGCCTCCCAGCTCCGCTCCCTCCAGCTGGGCACTGGCAGTGGGCGAGCCTCGCCAGCCCCCAGTGGGCAACGCTGGACCTTGTCCCCGCTGCATCCTGagggcagccgggggggaacCACAGGGGCTGCCCAGGACTCCCCACACTGCCCAGAGCCTTGCTGCCGCGCGCCGCCCTGCCGTTGCTGCCCTGAGCTGCAGCAAGCCTGCGGGCAGGATGGCCAGGGGGCCAGCCCAGCACTCAGCACTGAGGggccaggggaggaggagagccgGGGAGGAGGCCGGCGGGCTGGGGGTCCACCCCACCGCTCTGCTCAGATGCGCCGCCGCAGTGACCGCTTCGCCACCAGCCTGCGCAATGAGATCCAGCGGCGCAAGGCCCAGCTGCAGAAGAGCCGGGGTCCTGGTGCACCTCCACCTGGTGAGGAGCCagtggaggagactgaggagcCTCCTGAGGGCAGTGTACTGGCAGAGCgaccccctgccctgcctgagTGTCTCAGCCCTGCACCGAGTGAGGACAGCAGGAACGCTGGCCGCTCTGGGGACCGGGGTATCCCTACCCCTGACCCAGTGCCAGCCACTAAAGGGCCCCCGTCCCCTGAGCGGGTGGTGCCAACAGCCAGGGGCCGCTGGCGCTGGTCCCCAGAGCacaagctgcagccacagcactcGCCCAGCCCCAGTGAACTGGAGGGATACAGCCAGGCCCCGGCGGTCCACAGCTCCCCACCACGGGGCAGCGACGAGGCGGTCCTGCTGCCCTTTGCTGACCGCCGCCGGTTCTTTGAGGAGAGCAGCCGACCGGCACCACCCCGGCACAGCAAGCCACCAGTAGGGAATCCCAGCACCTTCCAGCCCCATGGCCCTGAGCACCGGGATGTCCGCCGCCTCTCTGTGGACCAGCCCTACAGCCCCGCCTCACCCAGCCgccctggctctgctggcccTTATGCTGAGTGCTGCCGGGAGCAGCCCCACTGTTACAAACCGCTGGGGAGACCGGGGGAGCCAGATTACCTGCGGGGCTTCTCCTACCCCTGTGGGGTTCCCCTGTGCCCTGAGCCCTGCCGCTACTGTGGAGGGGACCTGTGCCCACCACCACTGCCCCGTGGCCACACCTGCCGCTGTCACCCTGTGCCCTGGGTGCGCTGCCCTGACTGCTGCTGCCCGGCCCCCCATCCTGGGCGAGAGGAGAGCGATGCCTGGCCCCCCCGGAGAGCTTTCGTCCCG GAATTTCCTCAGGATGAGTGGGAACCACCTGCAATAACCAGGAAAGTCAGCCAGTCCATCAG TGAGCTCTCCAGCTACCCACTGGGTTTCCCAAGGCTTGGCCCGTTTCACACCTGCCTTGAGAGCACCGAGCCAGAGTGGCCACCCTGCTACCGGGCCACATCCACGCACGACCTCTTGTGGGATAGTGACCGCCTGGCCCACACCACCGAGAGCCCCCTGGATCCGCTGCACCGCCCACTACGGGGCAGAGCCTTCTCTGAGAGCCACCTCAACCTGGAACCTGCCAGCCCCTGGGGCCGTGACCGGAAGGACCATTTCCATGCCAAGCTGGACCCTCCCAGCATCTCCAAAAAGAAGGGCCCCCCACCTCCCCGCCCACCTCCCCCCAACTGGGAGAAGTACAGGCAGCGCCAGGCATCCCAGCACCCACCAGATGGTGCTGGGCATGGCTCTGCCTTCTCTGCTGCCCCAATTCCAATCCGCAGCATTGCTGAGGCAGTGAGAGAGCGGTCACAGAGCCTCACCGGGGAGCTGGAGGCCCAGTCCTGGGGGCACACCGCTCGCCCTCCCGCTCCACCAGGTGCGTGGCCCCGACCTGAGCCCCCCAGATCACTCCGCAGGACTCCTGGGCCTGATACTGCCAACGCTGAGATTTTCAG GTTGCCAGGAGCTGGGGAGAAGAGGACAAAGATGAAGCAGTCCCGGGAGATGGAGGAGCAGCCCCAAAGGCTCATCCAGAaccaggagcagggctgtgccagtccCCATGGGGTGGGTGagtgctccctgtccctgcattgtggccctggccctgctctgcCGGAGGCACTCAAGCCCAGTTCTGGGGCAGTGGAGGGGGTGAGCTGCCAGGGCAGCCGGCCCCACGCCCGCTGCATGGACTCCGAGGAACTGCTGTGGGACGTGGCTGTCAGGGACCATTCCCTGGCCAATGTCCTGGCCCCTTTGGCTCCCCCTGGCACCGCCACTGAAGTGATGGGTGAGCTGCTGATGGCAGGGGAGCGACAGGCCTGGCGGAAGTGTCTCCAGCAGGACTGGCATGTGGAGGCTGTGGCACAGGACAG GCAAGGTTTTGAGCCCATCTCACCGCCTCCCAGGagtgctgccagctccagtTCCTTCCCAGTGCATTACGGTGTTGCAGTGGGCAAAGCCGAGCCACCCAACAAGGTGAAGGTGCTGCCGGAGGTAGTGGAGGGGAGCttggaggatgaggaggaggtggaCCACGAGCTGGTGGAAAAGAAG ctgcagctgattGAGAGCCTGAGCCGCAAGCTGGTGGTGCTGCAGGAGGCACAacgggggctgcaggaggacatTAGTGCCAATGGGGCACTGGGTGAGGATGTGGCTGCCCGCCTGCAAGCCCTCTGCACCCCAGGGGAGTTCGACAAGTACCGCCTCTTCGTGGGCGACCTGGACAAGGTGATCAACCTCTTGCTCTCCCTCTCGGGGCGCCTGGCCCGGGTGgaaactgccctgggcagcctggggcCGCACGCCCCTGCTGAGGACAAG CTGGCCCTGCGGGAGAAGCAGCGGCTGCTGGTGGCACAGCTGGAGGATGCCAAAGAGCTGAAGGAGCACGTGGGGCGGCGGGAGGAGGCAGTGGGTGCCATGGTGGCACGGTACCTGcctgctgagcagctccaggactACCAGCACTTCGTCAAGATGAAGTCAGCCCTTATTGCTGAGCAGcgggagctggaggagaagatcaagctgggccaggagcagctcaggtgcCTGCGTGAGAGCCTTGGCCAGGCCTCCAAGGGCTGCTAG